A portion of the Hymenobacter yonginensis genome contains these proteins:
- a CDS encoding cysteine desulfurase family protein, whose product MIYLDNHATTACDPRVVEAMLPYWLTAYGNPASPHELGRQAARAMEHSRQQVAGLLGAQAAEIVFTSGATEANNLALLGAARQHERAGGHRRRLVTTAIEHKSVLEPCEWLAAQGWEVVVLPVDAQGTVQWAAAEELITDETLLVSVQAANSEIGTLQDVARLAALAHAHGALLHCDAAQAVGKVVVDVQAWEVDLLSLSAHKLYGPKGVGALYVRGGSQQEPLVPLMRGGSQEFGLRPGTVPVPLVVGLGWAAQLCAEELLTESQRLAGLRDQLEQELLRSLPQVQVNGNTDRRLPHNSSLTFVGVEAEALMANLSELMLSTGAACEAGSPEPSRVLSAIGLSYEDAFCTVRLGLGRFTTEEQVREATESIREAVTLLEALLR is encoded by the coding sequence ATGATTTACCTAGACAACCACGCCACAACTGCTTGTGACCCACGAGTAGTAGAAGCCATGCTGCCTTATTGGCTTACGGCCTATGGTAACCCCGCCAGCCCGCATGAGCTGGGGCGGCAGGCGGCCCGGGCCATGGAGCACAGCCGGCAGCAGGTCGCCGGCTTGCTGGGCGCGCAGGCAGCCGAGATTGTGTTTACTTCCGGGGCTACGGAAGCCAACAACCTGGCCTTGTTGGGGGCGGCCCGGCAGCATGAGCGCGCTGGGGGGCACCGCCGGCGCCTCGTGACCACCGCCATCGAGCACAAGTCGGTATTAGAGCCGTGCGAGTGGCTGGCTGCCCAGGGCTGGGAGGTGGTGGTACTGCCCGTGGACGCACAGGGAACGGTGCAGTGGGCTGCAGCCGAAGAGCTCATCACCGACGAGACCTTGCTTGTGTCCGTCCAGGCAGCCAACTCCGAAATCGGCACGCTGCAGGACGTGGCCCGGCTGGCAGCCCTGGCCCACGCCCACGGGGCGTTACTGCACTGCGATGCGGCGCAAGCAGTAGGCAAGGTTGTGGTAGACGTGCAGGCCTGGGAGGTTGATTTGCTTTCCCTGAGCGCCCACAAACTCTACGGGCCCAAAGGCGTCGGGGCACTGTATGTGCGGGGCGGTAGCCAGCAGGAGCCGCTGGTGCCCTTGATGCGGGGCGGTAGCCAAGAATTTGGGTTACGCCCCGGGACGGTTCCAGTACCGCTGGTCGTGGGGCTGGGATGGGCCGCTCAGCTGTGCGCCGAGGAGCTGCTGACGGAAAGTCAACGCCTGGCTGGCTTGCGCGACCAATTGGAGCAGGAGCTGCTGCGCAGCCTGCCGCAGGTGCAGGTTAACGGCAACACCGACCGGCGCCTACCCCACAACAGCAGCCTGACGTTCGTGGGCGTGGAAGCTGAAGCTCTAATGGCCAATTTGTCGGAGCTGATGCTCAGTACCGGGGCAGCGTGCGAGGCGGGAAGCCCGGAGCCGTCGCGGGTGCTCTCGGCCATTGGCCTGTCCTACGAGGATGCTTTTTGCACGGTCCGCCTGGGTTTGGGCCGGTTCACGACCGAAGAGCAGGTAAGGGAGGCGACAGAAAGCATCCGGGAGGCCGTAACCTTGCTGGAGGCCTTGCTGCGTTGA
- a CDS encoding HNH endonuclease domain-containing protein yields the protein MTQLPSGSRLNIAALSAVFADTTNAYKFYWFLAILDHLRDTGTARVAMHDLALRMLGSVWYPLDYFKLSFGRRDTFKPIAAFITQHVVVDNSPTAPPLFTQLRAMPTAEQQLLQAWVRKLTNWVPYRFIRPMFAEETRALHDPKVNALIIALANAGNRAPYRFDGKDLVLHEEWIEYLQQHQAILRGFIQWHLVRFLQKNNPNVTGLTEKLDKPSQRDLKTASHFWKHYLTAHPALTCIYSGQPIILKSLSLDHFLPWSFVAHDQLWNIIPTPKTVNSTKNDWLPSFPQYFEPFAALQYSAFQFHADQEHYALLEDYHLLFARDIAALRELSYSSFRDYLHGQLAPQLQIAQNLGFSYPFVYRGIT from the coding sequence GTGACACAGCTGCCTTCTGGCTCTCGTCTCAACATCGCAGCCTTGTCCGCTGTGTTTGCGGATACGACCAACGCCTACAAATTTTACTGGTTTCTCGCCATTCTGGACCACTTACGAGACACGGGCACCGCGCGCGTAGCCATGCACGACTTGGCGCTGCGCATGCTGGGCAGCGTGTGGTACCCTCTGGATTACTTTAAGCTCTCTTTCGGCCGCCGAGACACCTTTAAACCAATCGCTGCTTTTATTACGCAGCACGTAGTCGTCGATAACAGCCCAACGGCGCCCCCCTTGTTTACCCAGCTTCGGGCCATGCCCACGGCTGAGCAGCAGCTGCTGCAAGCGTGGGTCCGCAAGCTCACCAACTGGGTACCCTACCGCTTTATTCGGCCCATGTTCGCCGAAGAAACGCGGGCCCTGCATGACCCGAAGGTAAACGCGCTCATTATCGCCCTTGCAAACGCTGGCAATCGGGCCCCTTACCGGTTTGATGGCAAAGACTTGGTGCTGCACGAAGAGTGGATCGAATACCTGCAGCAACACCAAGCTATTCTGCGGGGCTTTATCCAATGGCATTTGGTTCGATTCCTGCAGAAGAACAATCCCAACGTTACCGGCTTAACCGAAAAACTAGACAAGCCCAGCCAGCGAGATTTAAAGACCGCTAGCCACTTTTGGAAGCACTATCTAACGGCCCACCCAGCACTCACGTGCATCTATTCCGGACAACCCATCATCCTTAAGAGCCTAAGCCTAGACCATTTTCTTCCCTGGTCGTTCGTGGCGCACGATCAGCTGTGGAATATCATTCCAACCCCCAAAACGGTTAACTCAACCAAGAACGATTGGTTACCGTCCTTTCCGCAGTATTTCGAGCCCTTCGCCGCCCTGCAATACAGCGCGTTTCAGTTCCACGCTGATCAGGAGCACTATGCGCTGCTGGAAGACTACCACTTGTTGTTCGCCCGGGATATCGCGGCGTTACGTGAGCTGTCCTATTCCAGCTTCCGCGATTATTTACACGGGCAACTAGCACCGCAGCTTCAGATTGCGCAAAACCTAGGGTTTTCTTATCCCTTCGTGTACCGCGGTATTACATAG
- a CDS encoding DUF4007 family protein, producing the protein MRFRFSGHESFPCRYTWLPKAYLHLASNPALFSEENEAMVRLGVGKNMVRAIRFWVQLAGIAEPHPTEPGYQITAFGHALFHPQTGYDPYLEDVRTLWLIHWKFCAHVEEPMFAWYFLFNQWSEPELSRSELLRNFKLEAAKQDRPLSEATLSQHLDIFLHTYIPARGRKGEVLEDNLDCPLTELNLLVPAGERMAESTDGRRREAVFTFRWDHKPEITGPLLAYCLHDFWRRNRPHEQSLTFREVTRAPGSVGQVFKLTEKDLEDRLENLRSDSQGLLEYRISAALPRVLKSFEWSEEVETRLLASVYQRPAPINIAAQSEEVVDHA; encoded by the coding sequence ATGCGTTTTCGATTTTCTGGGCACGAAAGTTTTCCGTGCCGCTATACTTGGTTACCCAAGGCCTACCTTCATCTAGCCAGCAATCCGGCGCTTTTCAGCGAGGAAAACGAAGCCATGGTGCGCTTGGGGGTGGGCAAGAACATGGTGCGTGCCATCCGCTTTTGGGTGCAGCTAGCGGGCATTGCGGAGCCGCACCCCACCGAGCCCGGCTACCAAATTACCGCCTTTGGGCACGCGCTTTTCCACCCGCAAACCGGCTACGACCCCTACTTGGAAGACGTGCGCACCCTGTGGCTGATTCACTGGAAATTCTGCGCGCACGTGGAGGAACCCATGTTTGCTTGGTATTTCCTGTTCAACCAGTGGTCGGAACCCGAGCTGTCCCGCAGTGAGCTGCTGCGCAATTTTAAACTGGAGGCCGCCAAGCAAGACCGGCCCCTCTCCGAAGCAACCCTCAGCCAGCACCTGGACATTTTTCTGCACACCTACATCCCGGCCCGAGGACGCAAAGGGGAAGTGCTGGAAGACAATCTGGACTGCCCCCTAACCGAGCTCAATTTGCTGGTACCCGCCGGAGAACGAATGGCAGAGTCGACCGATGGCCGCCGACGGGAGGCCGTGTTCACCTTCCGCTGGGACCACAAGCCCGAAATCACCGGTCCGCTACTTGCGTATTGCCTGCATGACTTTTGGCGCCGGAACCGGCCCCATGAGCAGTCATTAACCTTTCGGGAGGTAACCAGAGCACCAGGTAGCGTTGGGCAAGTCTTCAAATTGACCGAAAAGGATCTGGAGGACCGGTTGGAGAACTTACGATCGGATTCGCAGGGCTTATTAGAATACCGTATTTCGGCAGCGTTGCCCCGAGTACTTAAATCATTCGAGTGGAGCGAGGAGGTAGAAACGCGTTTGCTAGCCAGCGTCTACCAGCGTCCTGCCCCAATTAACATTGCCGCACAGTCGGAAGAGGTGGTTGACCATGCATGA
- a CDS encoding phosphoadenosine phosphosulfate reductase family protein: MELPFRHILSLSGGKDSAALAIYMRDRVPEMEYVFHDTGKELPETYEYLGRLEALLGKPIHKSTVENGDFIGFDQLLKIYGGMLPSNHRRWCTRMMKLKPFERFIGKDNCYNYVGLRADEKREGYISHKPNIKPLYPFIEDGLVKADIERILEESGLGMPPYTNWGRTRSGCFFCFYQQKIEWVRLKEAHPDLFEEAKAYEKPGKNATTVFYWCGDEPLEELEKPERMAQIVRDHAAAQERARNKATNRSLLHILGGVDDYEERNGCLICQL, from the coding sequence GTGGAACTCCCTTTTCGACATATTTTAAGTTTATCCGGCGGCAAAGACAGCGCGGCGTTGGCCATTTACATGCGGGACCGCGTGCCCGAAATGGAGTACGTCTTTCACGACACGGGCAAGGAATTGCCCGAAACGTACGAGTACCTCGGCCGGCTGGAGGCGTTGCTGGGCAAGCCCATCCACAAGAGCACCGTGGAAAACGGTGATTTCATCGGGTTTGATCAGCTGCTGAAAATCTACGGGGGTATGCTCCCCTCGAATCACCGCCGCTGGTGCACCCGCATGATGAAGCTCAAGCCCTTCGAGCGCTTTATCGGCAAGGACAACTGCTACAACTACGTGGGCCTGCGCGCCGATGAAAAACGGGAAGGCTATATCAGCCACAAGCCCAACATTAAGCCCTTGTATCCTTTCATCGAGGACGGGCTGGTTAAGGCTGACATCGAACGCATCCTGGAAGAGTCCGGCCTGGGCATGCCGCCTTATACCAATTGGGGGCGCACCCGCTCCGGCTGCTTCTTTTGCTTTTACCAGCAGAAAATTGAGTGGGTCCGCCTCAAAGAAGCCCACCCTGACTTGTTCGAGGAAGCGAAAGCGTACGAGAAGCCGGGCAAGAACGCCACCACGGTATTCTACTGGTGCGGAGATGAGCCCCTGGAAGAGCTGGAAAAGCCAGAGCGGATGGCGCAGATCGTTCGGGATCATGCCGCCGCACAGGAGCGGGCCCGCAATAAAGCCACCAACCGCAGCCTGCTACATATTCTGGGGGGCGTTGATGACTACGAAGAGCGGAACGGCTGCTTAATTTGCCAATTATAG